The Hippocampus zosterae strain Florida chromosome 11, ASM2543408v3, whole genome shotgun sequence genome includes the window AACTTGACCATGCATACTTGGAGCTAAAAGCTATTTCAAATATACTTTCATTAGTTTTTCTCGCCCAACTCCTTTGTGCAGCTTAAAAGCTATCAACGGGTCTTCTTTTCCGAACCTGTCACGAAGCACCCAAGTCCATTATTTTCATCTCCTAGCTGATTGCGGATCAGTCGAGATAATTGAGGAAAACTGTCTGATTGCGATCGCTTTCAAATCCTCCGCTGTCCTCGTATTCTACCCTGTTGGATTTAATTGCGCTTAATGCATCATTGCCACACTCACTGGATCCAACATTAGCGACACCTTCACAAAGCCAATGCCTTGGTGGAACCGTGGTTTATTGGGGGGTGGTGACGTGCCTGaaaatttcccttttttttttttttttgtaaaagtgtACATCCCAGTGAAAGTGTATGAGTGGCTGTCAAAGACACAAATCAGGTTTACCTCTCACACATGACTTGGTCGTGTGAGAGTATTTTACTTCATTGTGGGAGAGCATACGACGTGTCTTTCAATTGTGTGTGTCAAGTGAAGTCAGTGAATTACTTGTTGATGTGAGAGAGTTGCACTTGGTTATGTGAGTGTTTCAGTCGtttgaaaaagtattttaacatttaacatttcattttaagaATGTGTGTGAGAGTTTTTCGTTTGTGTGTACGATTCACTCATGTGTGAGGGTGCATTATTGTACCGAGTTTCGTTGGGGCGCGAGCGTCATAGTAACTTTTCGATGGTGACTATGAGTGTTTCAGTAGTATGTGGGAGTGAGCCATTAGTTGAGTGTGAGAGTGCTTTAGTCGTGTTTCAGTAGAACGTGTGCGcttcacaagtgtgtgtgtgtgtttcagtagAATGTGTTTCAGTAGTGCCTGAGCATTTTAGAAGTGAGTTTTATAAACCGGTGTTTCAGTGGTGTCAGTGAGTCAACAGCTTTACAGGTGTGTATGAGTGTTTCACCAACATGTGTGAGAGCATTTCGGTTAGGAATCTGAGATGTTTCATTAATGTGAGAGGCTGTTTCATTAGTGTGTACAAGATGAGAGCATTTTGAAGTCATGTGTGAGAGTATATCAGTAGTGTGTGAGTGGGATGGAGTCCAACCTGATGTGCGTTGACAACAAAATCAAATATAATTCCTATTTGTCTCTTTTGTACACATTTTGATGGAAAATTCTTGCTTTTATTTCATCTGAAATGATGAAAACCCCTTACAAAACAATCTTTGGCCATACGAGTCACATTTGTAACAATAGTAGTGGTATGGGGTCATTTACTAGTAGACTCATTGTCCTCACTAGTAAAGTGTTTTCCACCCTAATAGTCGTAATTTTCTTGAAGCATTGAGAAACacagaagaaataaataacacatttaaaaagcacATACATCAATCCAGAGTGTCTTTTTCAAGGGTAGGCAGTCATGTGTCACTCCACAGGAAGGCCTGGTTGTCCAGCACGCTGGCCAGTTTATGATTGAACGCTTGGTGGAATTCCCACAGGAGGTTCCGAGTGGACGGGAGCATGGGGCCCAGACTCCTGTCAGCCGCGCGTCGGGTATTGGACAACGGCCGCTTGGTCAGCGCTACCTCTGCTTGCGTGGACAAAGGACCTGACGACGAGGGTGAACGTGTTAAAGCCAGTTTGTTGCAGTATAATGGAGCGGTGTTTTTGTAaagaagtatttttttatttgtattatacATTTCAATTCTCACAGAGCGGACACACAAACTAGAATAATAACatgcacacataaaaaaattatatgtatGATGTAACTCTAAATGAACTCTCATTACATACCTACATTCAGAAAGTCAAACACTTTCTCTATGGTCCCTTGAAGGTTTGCCGCGTAGTCCTCCAGCCGCAGAACCAGAATCTGCTCCCTGCGGAACACCGTCAGCCAGTCCAGCAGGAAGACGATATACATGCCCAGAGTCAGCCTGACCTGAGTGCAAGAAATACAAACAGACGCTATCAGTGGGCCCCGAAGGGATTTGGTTGTGACATTAGTTTTCAAAGCTTGAGCCTCCAGTTACACTGACAGGTAAAATCCGCCAGAGGGAGCCATAGTTCAGAACTAGCCACTGACAGGAAGTTCactcgataaaaaaaaaaaacaaaacaaatgtcatccTCGCCATAACATGGAACATCAGAATCTGTTTTTGATTTCCAATAAAAATACCATTATTATTATAGGACTTTGTTGGACTCCATTTCAAGAAGTTATTTTCATTTGGCAAAATACTTCTTCCTTCTATATTTCCTTTTATGACTCGGGGGAGGGCTGAACActaattaaatattaaaaaagttactttgatatattttttttaacaataatggTTATCAGGTAATTGTCAGGAATCAGTCACATTTCCTgtaacttttctttatttaacacaCTACAACATAAACAATTATTAAAGGACAAATTATTGTAAAACTGTCAAAGGTTCTGCCTCTAATTCATATTTTAATGGTTGCAAGTGCTAAAGGACCAGAAAGGAAGCTTTTTGGCTGATTATACACGTTTCTAATTAAACAGCCTATTCatcgaataaaggatatcttatcttatcggaatcggcctgaaaaccaaaaccaaaacaaacaaatccaatttaCAACCGAGTATGACAGAGTGATGCTAAAATTGTATGAATGTTGCTGACTGGCATGGAGTTAGAGAGGCCGGTGCTGTAGACGCAGGATCGAAGCGAGCTCTCCGACACGCAGGACTGGAAGAGCTGCACAGACTCGACCACCTTCTGATGGAAGTCCTCGGCCGACTTGTTGGCCATCTTGAAGTACAAGTAGTCCGAGTACAACCTGGGGACGGAAAGCGACCAAAACTGAGGATTGGAAAGGATTTTTCACCCAAAAGGTGCCGCGGCTATTTACCTCTCTGCGGGGTCTCGGAGCATGACGATGATTTTGGCATCGGGCTGCACCGTGTGGATGAAGTCCTGGGCCAGGAAGGGTGGCTCTGCCTCCTCCCTGTCACCATGGAGATAACTCCATGCTTGGTTGTCCCACATGGTGGACGCGCTGGCTTCACCTTTGAGAGACATTCGACAATCACTCCGAATGTTTAAAATGCATGGGTGCCATCGGATATTTCATCTCAAGATTTGTAATCCTTTAgaaggcattcattcatttccgatccgcttttttcctgacaagggtcgcggtggatgctggagcctatcgcaacCTTTtttgggcagtatgcgggggacaccctgaaccggttgccagccaatcgcagggcacacagagacaaacaacagtccacactcacacttggggacaattttgagtgttcaatcaacctgtcatgcatgtttttggaacgtgggaggaaaccggagcacccggagaaaacccacgcaggccgggggagaacatgcaaactccacacaggaaggccggagctggaatcgaacctgtgaggtcgacgtgctaaccactggaccaatgAGCCGACATGCAAATATCAATAATGCTATCATGCAAATATCAATAATCATATCATTTCCAAAGTGTCTAAATGTGTTTCAAATGATTCAGAATTTGTTTTCTGGAATTTAAATGAATACCCTTTGAAGCATTATCGAGAGGATAAAGTCATTTTTATTGACTCAAAagttggacaattttgagtcaacCCGACGCATCCCCCCATGCACGGAACATTCAATTCAAAAGCGAGTTGTTCCATTGCAACCACAAAATATTCACAATTTAATATGATTTCATTTCCATCTGCTTGCATCTGGGCCTCTTCAGgggaaaacagtaaaaaaaaaaaaaatgagcagtgCACTCTCAGCGTAACCCGAGAGTTGTATGTAGACTTTCACATGTGTTCACCTGTTATGAGCCGCGCGAGGCGCCGTCGCTCTCCGGGGGAATTTCCAGCGCTTGATCCTTGGATGTTGTACGCAGCCAAGTCAAACAGGTCCAGGTAATCTTCCACGGGGAAATTTTCCTGGAAGCCATCTTTGAAACGGATGTAACctggcacaaaaaaacaaaatccccaAAATAGTAATCAAAGTCGACACATTAATCGAATCCAAAATAAAGTACAGGGAATCGCCAGGATTCACGGCAAATCAGGACCTGCCGTGAATAGTGAAAATTCGggtttgcattttcaaatgtacGCCACAAGATAGTGGCAAATTATTTCAAATAAAgaggatcataaagcatcaactcCGAATCGCGTAGTCATTAACTCATGAGACATAAACGATTTAATTTAGTAGTTCAAGACGATTAAATGaattgaggcggcccggtagtccagtggttagcacgttggcttcacagtgcagaggtaccgggttcgattccagctccggcctccctgcgtggagtttgcatgttctcaccgggcctgcgtgggttttctccgggtgccccggtttcctcccacattccaaaaaaaacatgcgtggcaggctgattgaacactctaaattgtccctaggtgtgagtgtgagtgcgaatggttgttcgtttctgtgttccctgcgattggctggcaaccgattcagggtgtcccccgcctactgcccggagacggctgggataggctccagcaccccccgcgaccctagtgaggatcaagcggctcggaagatcaatgaatgaatgaataaatgaattgaaCCGCGAGACAAAATTCCagcagatggcgccaaagtaaAACATCGCTTTGGAATGTGCACCAGCAAAGGATAAGTTACCCCcgcccacaaaaaaatcaaagaaactGTAACATGATAAGGTGTCCACTGTCGTCACcgttgtccccgaaagggttaaagagcaggttctttttgtttttacacaggTAGCGTATATGCTTCTGTACATTCGGTGCCTCACCAAATCGCTTCCTGGTCCACCAGTGCGGCTCCTTCATGATGTTGAACTTGAAATCGGGATGCAGCAGCAGCCTGTGGAACAAGTCGGTAGTGCCGCACTTGGGCTGCCCGATGATGTAGAAGTACGGCAGGCAGCGCAGGCGCGACAGCCCGCCGTCGGCGTCGGGGCGATGCCGGAACGCGGACGCCAGGCGGTCACACACGATCTTGAATTTCTTGGATCGCACGGTGAACAGGTTCCCCCCGTACGGATCTCGGATCTTTTCCACGGGAAAGTCCTCGTACCAGCACGGGCTTTTGACGCCTGGCAGGAAGTGACGAGGGATCGCAGAGAACAACTGtggacaggaggaggagagtatTGAATCAAACGGATGGACTTTAAATCAGCAGAAAAAGTCATCGGAGAAATCATTGATCATTCAATTAATACagatcaaattaaataaaatgtgggcggctcggtagaccagtggttagcacgtcggcttcacagtgcagaggtaccgggttcgattccagctccggcctccctgtgtggagtttgcatgttctccccgggcctgcgtgggttttctccgggtgctccggtttcctcccacattccaaaaatatgcgtggcaggctgattgaacactctaaattgtccctaggtgtgagtgtgagtgcggatggttgttcgtctctgtgtgccctgcgattgtctggcaaccgggcctgcgtgggttttctccgggtgctccggtttcctcccacattccaaaaacatgcgtggcaggctgattggacgctctcaattgtccctaggtgtgagtgtgagtgcgaatggttgtttgtttctgtgtgccctccgattggctggcgaccgattcagggtgtcccccgcctactccccggagacagctgggataggctccagcaccccccgcgaccctagtgtggatcaagcggctcggaagatgaatgaatgaatgtataaataaaatgtatcatgAGTAATTCAGTATATCGTATTAATATTACGAGTTACATTTCCTTTTCCTTACCTGTTCTGTGAGGGGCGAGTCTCTGTTCTATCCCCAAGTTCAACGTGAAAATCCCTGACTGAAATACTCACATGAGTGTCCGTGCCGATGATGTCCTTCTCATCCGGAACCTTCCGCTGTGGGTATTCCAGTTTGGATCGGATCATCCTCGTCAACAACTTCATGTCTACGGACGTCCTTTTTAAGGGGTGGCCCGATGCCGAAGCGATTGCTGTGGTATCGGTCGGGATGTCTGCACTTCTAAAGTGATAGGGAGAGGGCGTCAACAGGAGTCCTTTCTTACTCCACGTCAGGACGTAGGAAGACATGATGAGGAAGCTCAGCGTCAAACTGAGCAGGAAGACCGCCGCTTGGACTTTGGAGAAGGTCCACAGGCTCAACCGGGACCAcctcaaaaacacatttccatggaagtgGAAATAGGCCCTGGTGGGTGTTTTTCCATAATGCTCAACAAGAGGTGAAATGCGGGGGTCCGACCGGGAGGTTCTGGCGTTCTTGGACCCCAACATGCTGACGTGAAGCAGGCATCGATATGGTCACGTCTTGGGCTTTCTGCAAAAGTCGAAGCACTTGTTCAAGCAATGGAAAAGATCATTTTAATATTTACTctccggggggtggggggggggcgttgcgtGTCAATGTGAAGCTTCCGAACTTCAGCTGAGAAGTTACGTGCTCGTGCACGTGGTCCTTTGAACACAAAAGCTGATCTGTCAAGGTCAGAATAACAGTGACGTTGTAattcaacactgaaaacaaaacacgaattCTCGGCGGACTCAAAGCGGTCGCACCGCAGCTTTATTTTTGTTAACCCTACGAGGATCATTGCGCAGCACATGAATGAACACGCTTCGCATATTGACACAGGTGGAGGAGCACCGctggcgattaaaaaaaagaaaaaaacacccaaGAATGCGGCAATTATAACAGCGCTTCCTTACAAGCAGCGAACGCAGACGTGTAACAGAGCCAAAACACTTTCGCGACACTCGACTGGGAGACTTTTACTTTGCCCCTCCGTCATCATGCAGCTGAGGAGTGTTGGACAACAGCCCGGAAAACATGACATCACTTAGCACGTTAGCAGTTACATCAAATAACGTATTGGCCAATCAGTTAAGAAAACAAGAGCACTTCAAAAACATGctctcacagaaaaaaaaggaggaaaaggcGACTGGAAAGCTACCGTCAAAATTGCTTAGCCTGCCTGTTTTCACCCATACACTTCACACCTATTCATCACGGGCAATAAGTTCAAGAGCCATCTACAATAGGTGAAAATCATCAAAATACaggaaatataattttttttgtttttttttacttcagttTTAGTGCCTTGCCGCCAACTTGTGGCATCTATAAGCAAGTACAAACTTTTTTCGAAGGCAAGctaataaaagaaaaaggttAGACGTTAGCAAGCTACCAAAAAGAAAGGCTAAACGTTAGCGTATCACGTCAGTAACGCTCAGGCTAAACGTTAGCGTATCACGTCAGTAATGCTCAGGAACTGTATGGGGGCGGCATACAGTTCACACCTATTCATCTGGGGCAATAAGTTCAAAAGCAACCTACAATAGGTGAAAATCAGCAAAATACAGGAAATATAattgtttagcttttttttttccagttttagTGCCTTGCCGCCAGCTTGTGGCATCTTTAAGCAAGTATAAACCTTTCTAAGGCGTTATATAGTCGTGGACTGTCGCCATTCACGGcaagctaacaaaaaaaaaaggttaaacgtTAGCAAGCTACCAAAAAGAAAGTTTAAACATTAGCATATGACGCCAGAAACTCTCAGCAACCCAAAGAGATTGTAGTAGGCCACAGCTTGTGATGAGTGATGTCAGCTTTGGTTTGGGCTTGTTTTAATAAAGTCGGCACAAGTGCCAACATGAAGGCTGAGTGAGAAAAAAAGGTCAtgaagggagggaaaaaaaagcatgcgttCCGATAAAACAGCTCAGAGCCCCTCTCAGGCTTATTGGGGTTGCTCGAGGGGAGTAAAGTAAGCCACCTTTCGTGATCCTGCGAGGGAAGCGTTATGATTTTTGCTCAAGGGGACTTTAGTATCAAGTGGCGCATTTAATTGACTCACCCGCTAAGAGTTAGCATCAATCGAGAGGGATGCTTTTCGAAGGTACTTTGATTCCTTTACATTTCCAATGTACTGCTTCATTCTTGTCAGAGTGCCCGCTGTGGATTTCggggaaaccaaaaaaaaaaagacctccatTTTCTTCTACTCTGCTTCTTGAGATCCTTATGCTCTGTTTAGCATCAGCATGATAACTTGCACTCTGTACCAGATTCCTACAAATGGCAGGGCCTTCTGTGACAATGCGCAGGCAGGCGCTCGAATCTCTCACAGAACgcatgacatcccgatgtttaTAGCTGcttaaatactgtacagagTGACCGGCTGCCAGTGTGTTTTGGCTGCGTCCAAGCGTTGGAAACAGAAAGCACAGCCACAGATGGAAGTgaagcaatttatttatttttttgtttacattcaagCATGTTGCACATGGCGATCGAGCCGAGTTTGGGCATTTTCCCACCGTTGCGATCAAAGTCAGCGACAACATTAACCTTGCAATTTCACAATAAAGAGGCTGTTAATCGCAACCACCAAATCGCAAAAGGCTCAAATACGCCTGATTATTGCTTTTGGAAGCATCCGTTTGGAATGGTGACGTGGAGGGGATCGCAAACTGCTGTAGCTGGTCAAAACAATTGTCCCGGACTGAAAAGCTGAGTGCCAAATGGATAATTTCCATATTTGGAAAATTCAGTCACACCGGAACGCCTCTCATGACTGATTTTGTCATTGACGAATGAGGATTGCATACCAGGAATCTGGCTACTTATAATCTGTTCAACAAAACGCTCAAACCAAAACAAgacacttcaaaaaaaaaaaaaggcgacgtCATTTTAAACCTCTTGTATAAATATGACATCTGTTCAGGAAAGCTCACCCGGCCATATGGATCACATATGTGCTCCAGTGTGTATTTCCACACGCGTGTAGTTGTGTATGCACGCGCaggtggttgtttttctttagcGGCTCTTTCAAGCCAACGCGACATTAATAACAAGCAGAGAGCAGCTGAAGATGGGTCCTACTGTGCGGCATGTGAGGAAGAGGTGGCGTAATTGCAGGTAAAAGAGGGTCATTCGGGTTTATTACCGCTATTTTGAGAGACAAATGGAGCGTTATTATAAACCACTTTATTTGGAGAAAGTGGTGGTAACGTAAAACGTTGGAGTTAATGTTTCAGAGCAAAAGAAAACCGCTGCCAAGTGGTCTGTCCTgctaaataacaaaaataaaataatgtatccAGCTTCTCTGGAGGCCTGCATATGGCTTTTCGCGCTGCAATCGTCTTTGGAGTATTGATGAACGTAAAGGCTCACTTACTTACACATTAGCATCATCAAAAAAAgcccggccaatcgcagggcacacctagggacaatttcgagtgttcaatcagcctgccatgcatgtttttggaatgtgggaggaaaccagaatacccggagaaaacccacgcaggcccagggaggaaactccacactggaggACCGCAGCTGGGAtcgacctctgcacagtgacgTATGTGAACCACTCCACTACCAATGTTCCGTGTCTTTCCATAAATTCttaatttttgtatttgaaTGTGAAAAGTGGTGGTGGCGCTCTCAGACACGCAAGTTGAAAATCCAGCGCGCGCACATGACATGTCGTAGCTTGATCCCGCTCACGTCCTCGGCTTCTGTTGGGAGTCACTCTTGAAGAGACAACCCAACGTCTGTCTGCGAACGCACCAAGCGGCATGCAGTTGACAATAtcgtgaaatatttattttctaaaGCAGACGGAGAAGTCAGTCGCACACGTAATGGAGTCCGCGCAGGCAGTATGGACCGATCGAAATGATGGTATGCGGTTTGAAGACTGTGGAAAGTTCTCATCCGTCATGGTGTAATTTATCCAAtgccaatcacaaaaaaaaaaagacatcagaaTGAGCTTGAgttaaaaaacattcagaacCGAGCCTTCCTTTAAAACAAGACGTAGCAATAACACGTTTGAAATACCGTCACGTGGAATCGAAAGGGAAAGCCATTAGCCATCGGGAAAACGACTTGATGGGAGGAGGATGGAACGACGAATGCAGATAACAACAACACTGCCAATTAGTTTGTTTGCTAACGTTGCTATGCGGTAAATCGTGAGGagtaaacaatgaaaaaaaaaaaagacagtcaaGACACAAtgccttcctcccacattcccgatgcgacaaggaaaaaaaaggagaagataGCACTCTCTCATCCTCCTTCTCATATTTGGTGCATGAGCTCAAGATTGGAGGTTGCCAAAAGAAGCATGGTTTTTACATCTTGGGAAGTGCTTCCACTATTTCAAGGTGACAGGCAGGCAggcggggggagggtgggggggggggggggggacttggtgGGACAACCTGAAGTCTTCCTGCCAGGCAGACCAAATAAACCACATGGCAGCAGCCTGAGGGAGGTTAGTCTTGGGTGTGACTGTATTTGCTTTCCTTGATGAATAAAGACCATTTCCACCAGGCTGTACACtctgggggtcggggggtggggggggggggggggggggggacgacagaTGGACAGTCCAGTTTGGGTGTCCACATTTAGGGTTTTTATTCTTTCAAGTTGTAAAGGATACCTAATAGATGAGCTGTACTACTTTTGGAATCAGATATCAAATTGCTATCTCAAGGTAGAGTATTGATACAACAGCTCGGACATCTAAGTTGTGTTTTACTTCATAGTTTCAATTTAGAATCAAAATCTCTGTCTCAAGTCTTCAcgtgatcaaaaaaaaaacaaaaacgatacAATATCAGTCGGAGTGCTACATGATTTTAGTTATGTTTTTAGTATGAAATGTTCAAAGAGACTTGCTCAAGCAatcccactctgcataatatccGGCGGCTGGTGAGTCGTAGTTTTCATGCgctttgtatcttattttgaaggcacgtttaaatgttatcatagcgaccagagagcgtTGTGGCCAGATAAGACGTTGCTCGTGTCACGATTTGTGTtgattattatgtttcgaaaataccagtTTTCATGTAGGTCATATTATATTACggtattttcttgtatttatcCGTCAGACCTTAAAGACCGGTCCCTGATAAAccttaccatagcgaccagagagtgttatGACCAGATAAGATGCTCCTCATGTCACGATTCGTgtttatgtttcgaaaataccacagttttcatgcacgtaataccatattattttgttgtatttgtccgccacaccttaaaggctGGTCCATGATAAC containing:
- the LOC127610568 gene encoding carbohydrate sulfotransferase 15-like isoform X1; amino-acid sequence: MLGSKNARTSRSDPRISPLVEHYGKTPTRAYFHFHGNVFLRWSRLSLWTFSKVQAAVFLLSLTLSFLIMSSYVLTWSKKGLLLTPSPYHFRSADIPTDTTAIASASGHPLKRTSVDMKLLTRMIRSKLEYPQRKVPDEKDIIGTDTHLFSAIPRHFLPGVKSPCWYEDFPVEKIRDPYGGNLFTVRSKKFKIVCDRLASAFRHRPDADGGLSRLRCLPYFYIIGQPKCGTTDLFHRLLLHPDFKFNIMKEPHWWTRKRFGYIRFKDGFQENFPVEDYLDLFDLAAYNIQGSSAGNSPGERRRLARLITGEASASTMWDNQAWSYLHGDREEAEPPFLAQDFIHTVQPDAKIIVMLRDPAERLYSDYLYFKMANKSAEDFHQKVVESVQLFQSCVSESSLRSCVYSTGLSNSMPVRLTLGMYIVFLLDWLTVFRREQILVLRLEDYAANLQGTIEKVFDFLNVGPLSTQAEVALTKRPLSNTRRAADRSLGPMLPSTRNLLWEFHQAFNHKLASVLDNQAFLWSDT
- the LOC127610568 gene encoding carbohydrate sulfotransferase 15-like isoform X2 encodes the protein MLGSKNARTSRSDPRISPLVEHYGKTPTRAYFHFHGNVFLRWSRLSLWTFSKVQAAVFLLSLTLSFLIMSSYVLTWSKKGLLLTPSPYHFRSADIPTDTTAIASASGHPLKRTSVDMKLLTRMIRSKLEYPQRKVPDEKDIIGTDTHLFSAIPRHFLPGVKSPCWYEDFPVEKIRDPYGGNLFTVRSKKFKIVCDRLASAFRHRPDADGGLSRLRCLPYFYIIGQPKCGTTDLFHRLLLHPDFKFNIMKEPHWWTRKRFGYIRFKDGFQENFPVEDYLDLFDLAAYNIQGSSAGNSPGERRRLARLITGEASASTMWDNQAWSYLHGDREEAEPPFLAQDFIHTVQPDAKIIVMLRDPAERLYSDYLYFKMANKSAEDFHQKVVESVQLFQSCVSESSLRSCVYSTGLSNSMPVRLTLGMYIVFLLDWLTVFRREQILVLRLEDYAANLQGTIEKVFDFLNVLCPRKQR